In Chiloscyllium plagiosum isolate BGI_BamShark_2017 chromosome 26, ASM401019v2, whole genome shotgun sequence, one genomic interval encodes:
- the LOC122563346 gene encoding gastrula zinc finger protein XlCGF26.1-like, giving the protein MESPWKCQDCGKRFGCQSRLEYHRRGHTGERPWKCEDCGKGFNHRYLLEYHRRGHTGERPFSCAVCGKAFAQAANLMLHQRIHTGERPFSCSTCGKRFSCSANLIGHQRIHSTERPFTCSLCGKGFTGSSDLLKHQQTHTDERPFRCPTCEKRFRRASTLATHQRIHTGERPYACPDCGKGFTGASGLQSHRRIHSKEKPFGCLSCGKNFRQSSALNAHQRVHTGERPFTCSVCGKGFTHSSGLQSHQRIHTQEKPFGCTSCGKSFRHSTALSAHQRVHTGERPFICSVCGKGFTHSSNLLSHQRIHTQEKPFSCTYCGKCFRQSSTLTAHQRTHTGERPFTCPVCGKRFTQSANLLMHQRTHTGERPFTCSVCKKGFTQACSLLLHQRTHDVKDASAVRRTGGRSSSPQLLRNVKQNHLAPDSSKPVHHLAGTTQECEGTLPTHLDKCGSNNTPEA; this is encoded by the coding sequence ATGGAGAGTCCATGGAAGTGCCAGGACTGCGGCAAAAGGTTCGGTTGTCAGTCCCGTCTGGAGTACCACCGACGGGGGcataccggggagaggccatGGAAGTGCGAGGACTGTGGGAAAGGGTTCAACCATCGGTACCTGTTGGAGTACCATCGGCGTGggcacactggggagaggcctttCAGCTGCGCTGTGTGCGGGAAGGCTTTCGCTCAGGCAGCCAACCTGATGTtgcaccagcggatccacacagGAGAGCGACCATTCAGCTGCAGCACCTGCGGAAAGAGGTTCAGTTGCTCAGCCAATCTCATTGGTCACCAGCGGATTCACAGTACGGAGAGGCCGTTCACATGTTCCctctgtgggaagggattcactggATCCTCTGACCTCCTAAAACACCAGCAGACACACACGGATGAGCGTCCCTTCAGGTGTCCCACCTGTGAGAAGCGCTTCCGGAGGGCATCCACTCTTGCCACCCACCAGAggattcacaccggggagaggccttATGCCTGCCCTGATTGTGGGAAGGGTTTCACTGGGGCATCTGGCCTCCAGTCACATCGGCGGATTCACAGCAAGGAGAAGCCATTTGGTTGCTTGTCGTGTGGGAAGAACTTCAGGCAGTCGTCCGCCCTTAATGCAcaccaacgtgttcacactggggagaggccattcacctgctctgtctgTGGGAAGGGGTTCACCCATTCTTCTGGCCTCCAATcacaccagcgaattcacaccCAGGAGAAGCCGTTTGGCTGCACATCTTGCGGAAAGAGTTTCAGGCATTCAACAGCCCTCAGTGCGCACCAACGTGTTcatactggggagaggccattcatttgctctgtctgcgggaaaggattcactcattcATCAAACCTGCTGTCACACCAACGAATTCACACCCAGGAGAAGCCATTTAGCTGCACTTACTGTGGGAAATGTTTCAGACAGTCATCCACCCTCACTGCACACCAGCGTACTCATACTGGGGAGAGACCTTTCACCTGTCCTGTGTGTGGGAAGCGATTTACACAGTCTGCCAACCTGCTGATGCATCAGCGGactcacactggagagaggccatttACCTGCTCCGTGTGCAAGAAGGGCTTCACTCAGGCTTGCAGCCTGCTCTTACACCAACGTACTCATGATGTGAAAGATGCCTCAGCTGTTCGGAGGACGGGAGGGAGATCATCCAGTCCTCAGTTATTGAGGAACGTGAAACAAAACCACTTGgctcctgactcttcaaagcctgtccaccatctagcaggcacaactcaggagtgtgaaggaacaCTCCCTACTCACCTGGATAAgtgtggctccaacaacactccagaagcttga